The following coding sequences lie in one Arachis hypogaea cultivar Tifrunner chromosome 4, arahy.Tifrunner.gnm2.J5K5, whole genome shotgun sequence genomic window:
- the LOC140184094 gene encoding protein FAR1-RELATED SEQUENCE 5-like — MHYHEYRELTMHVKSVIEDNDEAVIRLNMTFLAFANEARRLSNLRFSEKDLRNYITAWLQTSNVNADVREMMNYIIRMKDINPNFFYTVNLDEECKFKSAILVDARCRTSYEYYGDVVSLDSTYNTNRHGLLFTSFVNVNHHGKSTFLSFALLGNEKIPSYEWVFSQWNSQMVESFEDNWFEFIAEYNIHNNTWLSDLYDNRRMWVPIYFKSEFWAVMRSLQRSESMHAFYSGFLHSRTSLVQFVHEYDNVLGIKE; from the exons ATGCACTACCATGAGTATAGGGAGCTGACCATGCATGTAAAGTCCGTGATCGAGGATAATGATGAGGCTGTGATTCGACTAAATATGACATTCCTAGCTTTCGCAAATGAGGCTAGGCGCCTGTCTAACCTAAGATTCTCAGAAAAGGATTTAAGAAACTATATTACAGCATGGCTCCAAACCAGCAACGTGAATGCAGATGTTAGGGAGATGATGAACTACATCATTAGAATGAAGGACATCAATCCAAACTTCTTCTACACGGTGAATTTGGATGAGGAGTGTAAATTTAAGAGTGCAATATTGGTGGATGCAAGGTGTAGGACGTCGTATGAATATTACGGAGACGTCGTGTCATTAGATAGCacatacaatacaaacag GCATGGATTACTGTTTACGTCATTTGTCAATGTCAACCACCATGGTAAGTCGACCTTCCTCAGTTTTGCTCTGCTGGGGAATGAGAAAATTCCAAGTTATGAGTGGGTTTTCAGCCAATGG AACTCTCAGATGGTGGAGTCATTTGAAGATAACTGGTTTGAATTTATAGCTGAGTACAACATACATAACAACACATGGCTGTCAG ACCTTTATGATAACCGACGCATGTGGGTCCCCATATACTTCAAGAGTGAATTTTGGGCTGTCATGAGGAGTTTGCAAAGGAGTGAGAGCATGCACGCATTCTACAGTGGATTCTTACATAGTAGGACTAGCTTGGTCCAATTTGTTCATGAATATGACAATGTGCTTGGAATCAAGGAGTAG
- the LOC140184093 gene encoding uncharacterized protein: MDGGSSDNFIHPALIKRLAVIVHRTLPFKVEVGDGTLLQCEGKVQRFPLNIQGHTLFVNAFVLSIANEKLVLGDIWLETLDTHLVNYKTKFITFFDNGKLVTLQGEVQSKDSMEPPMLTLPSDLNSELTLLIHDFADIFSIHRDLPPPCSHDHSIVLLPNVPPVKVRPYRYPYSQKTKIERMVKDMLAEGIIQPSTSPFSSPVLLVKKKYGSWQCCTDYRVLNAVTVKDSFPMPTIDELIDELFDTQFFSKFNLRSGYHQIRVVLVFFDDILVYSSDWSSHLRIALNNATVLALPDFFNQFVLEIDASRDGIRAILSQEAHKFVIRTDHKSLKEMQAQTIQTREQQLWLSKLLGYDFTIEYKKGSENKSADALSRSFLSLTMISGALLPRLRQELKAYTLAKELIEAEL, encoded by the exons ATGGACGGAGGTAGCTCTGACAATTTTATTCACCCCGCCTTAATTAAGAGACTTGCTGTCATTGTGCATCGTACACTCCCATTCAAGGTGGAGGTAGGAGATGGTACTTTGTTGCAATGTGAAGGAAAAGTGCAGCGATTTCCATTAAACATCCAGGGCCACACTTTGTttgtgaatgcttttgtgctgTCAATAGCCAATGAGAAACTAGTGTTAGGAGATATATGGCTAGAAACTCTTGATACACATTTGGTAAATTACAAAACAAAGTTTATTACATTCTTTGATAATGGAAAATTGGTAACCTTACAGGGTGAG GTGCAGTCGAAAGATAGCATGGAACCTCCTATGTTGACACTACCATCTGATTTGAACTCTGAACTTACTTTGCTCATTCATGACTTTGCGGATATATTTAGCATTCATCGTGACCTTCCACCACCATGCAGCCATGATCATTCAATCGTGCTACTTCCAAATGTTCCTCCTGTGAAGGTACGACCATATCGATACCCTTATAGCCAGAAGACCAAGATTGAAAGAATGGTGAAAGATATGTTAGCTGAAGGCATAATTCAACCAAGCACCAGTCCATTTTCTTCTCCAGTGTTATTGGTTAAGAAAAAATATGGCTCATGGCAGTGTTGTACTGACTACCGTGTCCTTAATGCAGTTACTGTTAAAGACTCTTTTCCAATGCCAACAATAGATGAATTGATTGATGAACTATTCGATacacaatttttttcaaaattcaatctaCGTTCTGGTTATCATCAAATTAGA GTTGTACTCGTATTCTTCGATGACATCCTTGTGTATAGCTCGGATTGGTCCTCCCAC TTAAGGATAGCCCTTAATAATGCCACAGTGTTAGCACTACCTGATTTTTTCAACCAATTTGTGCTCGAAATAGATGCATCTAGGGATGGTATTCGGgctattcttagtcaggaag CCCACAAATTTGTGATTCGCACCGATCATAAGAGCCTCAAGGAGATGCAAGCTCAAACCATACAAACACGGGAACAACAACTATGGCTTTCAAAGTTGTTAGGCTACGATTTTACTATAGAATATAAGAAAGGGAGCGAGAACAAGAGCGCagatgctttgtcaagatccttcCTCAGTCTCACTATGATAAGTGGTGCCTTGCTGCCCAGATTACGACAAGAACTCAAGGCTTACACACTAGCCAAGGAGCTCATTGAAGCTGAACTTTAA